In Paenibacillus sp. FSL R7-0345, a single window of DNA contains:
- a CDS encoding formate/nitrite transporter family protein: MAYNKPQQIAEVTVENGVKKAHNPLAAVLILGFLGGAFISLGFLLDIRVIAGAPAEWGSIANFIGAAVFPVGLIMVLLAGGELLTGNMMAVPLAFLAKKISFWELMKNLVLITLSNLAGALFVAYFFGHVVGLTAEGVYLEKLISMAEHKIDVTFVQAFVSGIGCNWLVALAVWLSYGADNFSGKILGIWFPTMAFVAIGFQHVVANMFLIPAAIFEGHFTWLDYFNNFVPVWLGNLTGGAVFVAAAYYMAYLRKTPAAVQTVEGVAASAVKKHA, translated from the coding sequence ATGGCATACAACAAACCGCAACAGATTGCCGAGGTAACGGTAGAGAACGGAGTCAAGAAGGCTCATAACCCGCTTGCGGCCGTACTTATTCTCGGTTTTCTGGGAGGAGCATTTATTTCGCTCGGATTTTTACTGGATATTCGTGTCATTGCGGGTGCACCTGCAGAATGGGGCTCCATCGCCAACTTTATCGGGGCGGCTGTTTTCCCGGTCGGGCTGATCATGGTGCTGCTGGCTGGCGGGGAGTTGCTGACAGGGAATATGATGGCGGTACCGCTGGCTTTTTTGGCAAAAAAGATTTCGTTCTGGGAACTCATGAAGAACCTGGTGCTGATTACGCTCAGTAACCTGGCAGGCGCCCTGTTCGTTGCTTATTTCTTCGGTCATGTAGTCGGCCTGACGGCTGAAGGCGTCTATCTGGAGAAACTGATCAGTATGGCTGAGCATAAGATTGATGTTACCTTTGTTCAGGCTTTTGTCTCCGGGATCGGCTGTAACTGGCTGGTAGCGCTGGCGGTGTGGCTCTCTTACGGGGCGGATAATTTCAGCGGCAAGATTCTCGGGATCTGGTTCCCGACAATGGCGTTTGTTGCTATCGGCTTCCAGCACGTTGTTGCTAACATGTTCCTGATCCCTGCTGCTATATTTGAAGGACATTTTACCTGGCTGGATTATTTCAACAACTTCGTTCCGGTGTGGCTCGGTAACCTGACCGGGGGGGCGGTCTTTGTAGCAGCGGCTTATTACATGGCTTACTTGCGCAAAACGCCGGCAGCCGTCCAGACGGTTGAAGGTGTAGCGGCCTCTGCAGTGAAGAAGCACGCTTAG
- a CDS encoding FAD-dependent oxidoreductase has translation MKVAVIGCTHAGTAAIVNTAQLYPDAEITVYERNDNISFLSCGIALYVGGVVKDPQGLFYSSPEKLAELGVTTKMRHEVINVDTAAKTLRARNLATGEEFNDTYDKLIMTTGSWPIIPKLEGMNLDGILLSKNYNHSNTIIERAEQVKRITVVGAGYIGVELVEAFQMNGKEVTLIDGEERILSKYLDEEFTAPIQKSLEDHGIKLALGEKVSSFVGENGKVTKVVTSKGEHETDLVILCIGFRPNTELLKGQVDMLPNGAIMVNDYMQTSLPDVFAAGDSCAIHYNPTGQHAYIPLATNAVRMGTLVARNLVENTIPYMGTQGTSGIKIYEDNIAGTGLTQEAAKAEGIEVESVMITDNYRPEFMPTVEQVQLKVVYARGTRRILGAQIMSKMDLTQSINTVSVCIQNRMTVDQLAFIDFFFQPHYNKPWNFLNTAGLQALPKTTPRKETVNV, from the coding sequence ATGAAAGTAGCAGTCATTGGATGTACCCATGCCGGAACCGCCGCAATTGTTAATACCGCACAGCTGTACCCGGATGCCGAGATTACGGTGTACGAACGCAACGATAACATCTCATTCCTGTCGTGCGGCATTGCATTGTATGTAGGCGGAGTAGTCAAAGACCCGCAAGGCCTGTTCTACTCATCGCCGGAAAAGCTTGCCGAGCTCGGTGTGACCACCAAGATGCGCCATGAAGTGATTAATGTAGATACCGCCGCCAAAACACTGCGTGCCCGTAACCTGGCAACCGGTGAGGAATTTAACGATACGTATGACAAGCTGATCATGACTACCGGCTCTTGGCCGATTATTCCTAAGCTCGAAGGTATGAACCTGGACGGCATCCTGCTCTCCAAGAACTATAACCACTCGAATACCATTATTGAGCGGGCTGAGCAGGTAAAAAGAATTACCGTTGTCGGTGCCGGCTACATCGGGGTAGAGCTGGTTGAAGCCTTCCAGATGAACGGAAAAGAGGTAACTCTGATTGACGGTGAAGAACGCATTCTCAGCAAATACCTGGATGAAGAGTTTACCGCTCCGATTCAAAAATCACTTGAGGATCACGGGATCAAGCTGGCCCTCGGCGAAAAGGTAAGCTCATTTGTTGGAGAGAACGGCAAAGTAACCAAGGTTGTTACGAGCAAAGGCGAACATGAAACGGATCTGGTTATCCTCTGCATCGGCTTCCGTCCGAATACAGAGCTGCTCAAGGGCCAGGTGGATATGCTGCCAAACGGGGCGATTATGGTCAATGATTATATGCAGACCAGCCTGCCGGACGTATTCGCTGCCGGTGACAGCTGTGCGATCCATTACAACCCGACCGGTCAGCATGCTTATATTCCGCTGGCTACCAACGCAGTCCGCATGGGTACACTGGTTGCCCGCAATCTGGTTGAGAACACCATTCCTTATATGGGCACTCAGGGCACTTCCGGCATCAAAATATACGAAGACAACATTGCCGGCACCGGCCTGACCCAAGAAGCAGCTAAAGCGGAAGGCATTGAGGTAGAAAGTGTGATGATCACCGACAACTACCGTCCGGAATTCATGCCGACTGTGGAGCAGGTACAGCTGAAAGTAGTCTATGCCCGCGGCACACGCCGGATTCTCGGAGCGCAGATCATGTCCAAAATGGACCTGACCCAGTCGATCAATACCGTATCGGTCTGCATCCAGAACCGGATGACTGTTGATCAGCTGGCCTTTATCGACTTCTTCTTCCAGCCGCATTACAACAAGCCTTGGAACTTCCTGAACACAGCAGGTCTTCAGGCCCTGCCTAAGACAACCCCGCGTAAAGAGACAGTGAATGTATAA
- a CDS encoding formate--tetrahydrofolate ligase, giving the protein MRLITEVAAAAGISGEHLELYGKYKSKLAPSLWEEVKHRPDGKLVLVTAINPTPAGEGKTLTTIGLSQALNAAGVKTVAALREPSLGPCLGMKGGATGGGKAQIVPADEINLHFTGDIHAVTSAHNLLSAMIDNHIFQGNALGLDPQRIVWKRVMDMNDRSLRNIVTGLGDGNGTVRESGFQITTASEIMAVLCLCDDLADLKKRLSRMLVGYDMLGQPVTAKEIGAVEAMTALLKEAVKPNLVQTLEGTPVIIHGGPFANIAHGCSSVIGTRYALKLGDVVVTEAGFGADLGAEKFMDIKCRQAGLAPDAAVLVVTVKSLKYNGGVRKEELYEGNRAALLSGLANMERHIENLGKFGVPVLVALNHFEGDAPDEVNAVLEACGRLDVPAAVSKVWAGGGAGGLELAEELKKLLDREPAATFAPLYEDQLDIPSKINKIVTEIYRGTGVAFSPAAKRSLAVIEKLGLQQLQVCMAKTPYSFSDQPRLLGAPEGFTMGVRDITLSLGAGFAVVITGNIVTMPGLPAKPAAEGLLVDEDGVLHGLE; this is encoded by the coding sequence ATGAGATTAATTACAGAGGTAGCAGCAGCAGCAGGAATCAGCGGGGAGCATCTGGAGCTGTACGGAAAATATAAAAGCAAGCTGGCTCCTTCCCTTTGGGAAGAGGTAAAGCACAGGCCGGACGGCAAGCTGGTGCTTGTTACCGCCATTAATCCTACTCCCGCCGGTGAAGGGAAAACACTGACCACGATCGGACTGTCCCAGGCGCTGAATGCAGCCGGCGTAAAAACAGTAGCTGCGCTGCGGGAGCCTTCACTCGGCCCCTGCCTCGGTATGAAGGGCGGAGCAACAGGCGGCGGCAAAGCTCAGATTGTCCCGGCCGACGAGATCAATCTGCATTTTACAGGGGATATTCATGCCGTAACTTCCGCACATAACCTGTTGTCGGCGATGATTGACAATCATATATTCCAGGGGAATGCCCTGGGCCTTGATCCGCAGCGCATTGTCTGGAAACGTGTAATGGACATGAATGACCGCAGTCTGCGGAACATTGTGACCGGTCTCGGCGACGGTAACGGGACAGTACGGGAGAGCGGCTTCCAGATTACGACGGCTTCCGAAATTATGGCGGTATTGTGCTTATGTGATGACCTTGCCGACCTGAAGAAGAGGCTGAGCCGGATGCTGGTGGGCTACGATATGCTGGGCCAGCCGGTTACAGCTAAGGAGATTGGAGCTGTTGAAGCGATGACTGCACTGCTCAAGGAGGCGGTGAAGCCCAATCTGGTGCAGACGCTGGAAGGAACACCGGTCATTATTCACGGTGGGCCTTTTGCCAACATCGCACATGGCTGCAGCAGTGTAATCGGCACCCGTTACGCGCTGAAGCTGGGGGATGTGGTAGTCACTGAAGCCGGCTTCGGGGCTGACCTTGGAGCAGAAAAGTTCATGGACATTAAATGCCGCCAGGCCGGGCTTGCTCCGGATGCAGCTGTACTTGTCGTTACTGTAAAATCGCTGAAGTACAACGGCGGCGTCCGCAAGGAGGAGCTGTATGAAGGCAACCGTGCGGCGCTGCTCTCGGGGCTGGCGAACATGGAGCGCCACATCGAGAATCTAGGCAAATTCGGCGTTCCGGTGCTGGTCGCGCTGAATCATTTTGAGGGCGACGCACCTGATGAGGTGAACGCTGTGCTGGAGGCCTGCGGCCGTCTGGATGTGCCTGCTGCCGTTTCCAAGGTGTGGGCCGGGGGCGGAGCCGGCGGGCTGGAGCTGGCCGAAGAGCTCAAAAAGCTGCTTGACCGTGAGCCCGCAGCAACCTTCGCGCCGCTCTATGAGGATCAGCTCGATATTCCTTCCAAAATCAATAAAATCGTCACCGAAATTTACCGCGGCACAGGAGTAGCCTTCTCTCCGGCGGCTAAACGCAGCCTGGCCGTTATCGAGAAGCTTGGACTGCAGCAGCTTCAGGTATGCATGGCCAAAACGCCGTACTCCTTCTCCGACCAGCCGAGACTGTTAGGTGCACCGGAAGGCTTTACGATGGGAGTGCGGGATATTACACTGTCGCTTGGCGCCGGTTTTGCCGTAGTTATTACGGGCAATATCGTTACGATGCCGGGACTTCCGGCCAAGCCTGCTGCCGAGGGGCTGCTGGTCGATGAGGATGGCGTGCTGCACGGCTTGGAATAG
- a CDS encoding glutathione peroxidase, with the protein MSIYSFAAVTPAGKEVPLKDYEGKVLLIANTASKCGLTPQYGDLQKLYEQYGDQGLVVLGFPCNQFAGQEPGTSEEAEEFCQVNYGVTFPVFAKTDVNGPDASPLFQYLKGQQPGTADSSDIQWNFTKFLVDRSGNVTARVEPKESPESMKELIESLL; encoded by the coding sequence ATGTCGATCTATAGTTTTGCCGCTGTTACCCCTGCGGGTAAGGAAGTGCCGCTCAAGGATTACGAGGGCAAAGTATTGCTGATTGCCAATACAGCCAGCAAATGCGGGCTTACTCCGCAGTATGGGGACCTTCAAAAGCTGTATGAGCAATACGGCGACCAGGGGCTTGTTGTGCTCGGGTTCCCCTGCAACCAATTCGCCGGCCAGGAGCCGGGAACGAGTGAGGAAGCAGAAGAGTTCTGTCAGGTTAACTACGGGGTAACGTTTCCCGTATTCGCCAAGACCGATGTTAACGGCCCAGACGCAAGCCCCTTGTTCCAGTATCTGAAGGGACAGCAGCCGGGGACGGCGGACAGCAGCGACATCCAGTGGAATTTCACCAAGTTCCTGGTTGACCGCAGCGGTAACGTGACGGCACGGGTAGAGCCGAAGGAATCGCCGGAATCCATGAAGGAGCTTATTGAGTCCCTGCTGTAA
- a CDS encoding DUF3243 domain-containing protein: protein MSEHNHVVSKEGDVSINRVGDALERIAPQQREQILEDFGSFQNYLSKRIQLAQKIGLGEEQLAVAAEKVADYLADHEEPRNSEEKLLQELWKVGNKEERHRLAHMLVKLARR from the coding sequence ATGTCTGAGCATAATCACGTGGTCAGCAAGGAAGGGGATGTCAGCATTAACCGGGTGGGTGATGCCCTGGAGCGGATTGCTCCACAGCAGCGGGAGCAGATTCTTGAGGATTTCGGAAGCTTCCAAAATTATTTAAGTAAGCGCATTCAACTGGCGCAGAAAATCGGGCTCGGTGAGGAACAGCTAGCAGTGGCCGCGGAAAAAGTCGCTGATTATCTGGCCGATCACGAGGAGCCGCGCAACAGTGAGGAGAAGCTGCTGCAGGAGCTGTGGAAAGTCGGCAACAAGGAGGAGCGGCACCGGCTGGCCCATATGCTGGTTAAGCTGGCCCGGCGGTAA
- a CDS encoding D-alanyl-D-alanine carboxypeptidase family protein, which translates to MSRTVKIVILFIAVIAIGWGIGKYTSSSPSASQEEGASAGAGNELQAPPVAQPEASSEASAVPVATPEATAAPQQTEAAEPTAAPTVKPSEPAPTVKPTTKPAATAKPSGGSGSADAELTAAEPDSVTVMVNKQYKLPEGYKPADLVYPDVPFIFSEKIEKRMMRKTAAAALEKMFAGAKSDGVHLAGVSAYRSEKTQTTLFNNYVKRDGEEKARTYSAVPGHSEHQTGLAIDVSGSDGKCAAESCFGGTKEAGWLADHAAEYGFIIRYPEGKQSITGYKYEPWHIRYVGIDIAEDIVARGVTLEEYYDAVPVSN; encoded by the coding sequence ATGTCCAGAACTGTCAAAATCGTTATCTTATTCATAGCCGTAATCGCCATAGGCTGGGGAATCGGCAAATATACTTCCTCGTCGCCTTCGGCTTCACAGGAAGAAGGGGCGTCTGCAGGCGCAGGCAATGAGCTTCAGGCTCCGCCGGTTGCCCAGCCTGAGGCATCCTCTGAGGCGTCTGCTGTGCCGGTGGCTACTCCGGAGGCCACTGCTGCGCCGCAGCAGACTGAAGCGGCCGAGCCTACCGCAGCACCAACAGTCAAGCCGTCCGAGCCGGCGCCTACCGTTAAGCCAACTACTAAACCGGCCGCAACCGCTAAGCCATCCGGCGGCAGCGGGTCCGCTGATGCCGAGCTTACTGCCGCCGAGCCGGACAGCGTAACGGTCATGGTTAATAAGCAGTACAAGCTGCCCGAAGGGTACAAGCCTGCGGATCTGGTCTATCCGGATGTCCCGTTTATTTTCTCGGAGAAGATTGAGAAGCGGATGATGCGCAAGACAGCGGCCGCAGCGCTGGAGAAGATGTTTGCCGGTGCGAAGAGTGATGGTGTCCATCTTGCCGGCGTGTCCGCCTACCGTTCGGAGAAAACGCAGACCACGCTGTTTAACAATTATGTCAAACGCGATGGCGAAGAGAAAGCCCGTACCTACAGCGCCGTTCCCGGCCACAGCGAGCATCAGACAGGGCTGGCGATTGACGTATCCGGCAGTGACGGTAAATGTGCCGCAGAGAGCTGCTTCGGAGGAACCAAGGAAGCGGGCTGGCTGGCTGACCATGCCGCAGAATACGGTTTTATTATCCGTTATCCCGAAGGTAAGCAGTCGATTACCGGCTACAAATACGAGCCGTGGCATATCCGTTATGTAGGCATCGATATCGCTGAGGATATTGTGGCCAGAGGCGTTACGCTGGAAGAATACTACGATGCCGTTCCGGTATCGAACTAA
- a CDS encoding DEAD/DEAH box helicase: MPISYVTGQINEISEVEQLPGFKGLGVSEVLSDLLKGQGIVKPTPVQEEAIPPLVQGLDVIARAKTGTGKTLAFLLPIMDKIRVEAAYPQALILAPTRELALQITEEARKLARHTGVKILAVYGGQDVEKQLRKLEGGRHLIIGTPGRLLDHLRRETLDLGGVKMLVLDEADQMLHMGFLEDVETIITAVPYRRQTMLFSATMPDAIKRLAANYMKEPLDIIIKSGSSIPLENIRQQVVEVSDRNKEEALQALIERDRPYLAIIFCRTKRRVSKLNEALQAAGYDCDELHGDLSQAKREAVMKRFRDAKLQLLVATDVAARGLDVEGVTHIFNYDLPLDADSYIHRIGRTGRAGGKGLAITFASPREYNLLDLIEHGTSQRLDRRRYEKDEFGVGEFTSVQGGGSPRGGRRSGAPEPARAGRGGRSQGRSGGAPRAEAGARQGGRARGKEAGGWDAPAEGRGRSETSAGKRSAYDAAARRGGDSAGRSAAKPRPGGGYGSFDARSNAAADSAAGVNAAGKRGGRGAAGSKGGPSSGYSTNVSRGADAGGFSYGASKGAGSGEGYNPGGAKASPKHRANVARSNEAGAWSASPPAKGGGSRGGSGAGGSRSGSNAGGAKGGKGSYGSYSQGSAKGGKGGYSAGGRSSGGGSRGGRGSGSGGSRGGRGSSR; the protein is encoded by the coding sequence ATGCCAATAAGTTATGTAACAGGACAAATTAATGAAATTAGTGAGGTGGAGCAATTGCCGGGATTTAAAGGGTTGGGCGTTTCAGAAGTATTGAGTGATTTGCTGAAAGGACAAGGCATCGTTAAACCGACGCCGGTGCAGGAGGAAGCGATTCCGCCGCTGGTGCAGGGACTGGATGTTATCGCCAGAGCGAAGACGGGAACGGGAAAGACGCTGGCTTTTTTGCTGCCGATTATGGACAAGATCCGGGTAGAAGCGGCTTATCCGCAAGCCCTGATTCTTGCGCCGACGCGTGAGCTGGCACTGCAGATTACGGAAGAGGCGCGTAAGCTTGCCCGTCATACAGGCGTGAAGATCCTGGCCGTCTACGGCGGACAGGATGTCGAGAAGCAGCTGCGCAAGCTGGAAGGCGGCCGGCACCTGATTATCGGTACTCCGGGCCGGCTGCTTGACCATCTGCGCCGCGAAACCCTGGATCTGGGCGGCGTGAAAATGCTCGTGCTCGATGAAGCAGACCAGATGCTGCACATGGGCTTCCTGGAGGACGTGGAAACCATCATTACAGCCGTTCCTTACCGCCGCCAGACGATGCTGTTCTCGGCAACGATGCCGGACGCGATCAAGCGTCTGGCTGCGAATTATATGAAAGAGCCGCTGGATATCATTATCAAGAGCGGATCTTCCATTCCGCTGGAGAATATCCGCCAGCAGGTTGTAGAGGTCTCGGACCGCAATAAGGAAGAGGCGCTGCAGGCGCTGATTGAACGGGACCGTCCTTATCTGGCGATTATTTTCTGCCGGACCAAGCGCCGGGTGTCAAAGCTGAACGAAGCACTGCAGGCTGCAGGCTATGACTGCGACGAGCTGCACGGCGACCTGTCCCAGGCCAAGCGTGAGGCGGTCATGAAGCGGTTCCGCGATGCGAAGCTGCAGCTGCTGGTTGCTACGGACGTTGCCGCCCGCGGACTCGACGTTGAAGGGGTTACCCATATCTTCAACTATGACCTGCCGCTGGATGCGGACAGCTATATCCACCGGATCGGCCGGACCGGCCGGGCCGGCGGCAAAGGCCTGGCGATTACCTTCGCCTCGCCGCGTGAATACAACCTGCTCGATCTGATCGAGCACGGGACTTCCCAGCGGCTGGACCGCCGCCGCTATGAGAAGGATGAATTCGGTGTCGGCGAATTCACCTCCGTGCAGGGCGGCGGCTCCCCGCGGGGCGGCCGCCGCAGCGGTGCGCCTGAGCCGGCCCGTGCCGGCCGCGGCGGGCGCAGCCAGGGACGCAGCGGCGGAGCGCCGCGTGCGGAAGCCGGTGCGCGCCAGGGCGGACGCGCACGCGGTAAAGAAGCAGGCGGCTGGGACGCGCCTGCAGAAGGCCGCGGACGCAGCGAAACGTCCGCGGGCAAGCGCAGCGCCTACGACGCAGCAGCGCGCAGAGGCGGAGACTCCGCCGGCCGCAGCGCGGCGAAGCCAAGACCGGGCGGCGGCTACGGCAGCTTCGACGCCCGCAGCAATGCGGCTGCAGATTCTGCAGCCGGAGTGAACGCCGCCGGCAAGCGCGGCGGCAGAGGGGCCGCCGGTTCCAAGGGCGGCCCAAGCAGCGGCTACAGCACCAACGTATCGCGCGGTGCGGATGCCGGTGGCTTCAGCTACGGAGCCTCCAAGGGCGCCGGCTCCGGCGAGGGCTATAACCCGGGCGGGGCTAAGGCCAGCCCGAAACACAGAGCGAACGTCGCCCGCAGCAATGAAGCGGGCGCATGGAGCGCTTCGCCGCCGGCCAAGGGCGGCGGCTCCCGCGGCGGCAGCGGCGCGGGCGGCTCACGCAGCGGCAGCAATGCCGGCGGTGCAAAGGGCGGCAAAGGCAGTTACGGCAGCTACAGCCAAGGCAGCGCCAAGGGCGGTAAAGGCGGCTACAGTGCTGGCGGACGGAGCAGCGGCGGCGGATCGCGCGGCGGGCGCGGCAGCGGTTCCGGCGGCTCACGCGGCGGACGCGGCTCCTCCAGATAA
- a CDS encoding AarF/UbiB family protein, which yields MAVRIRHAGRYRTIAMALMRHGFGYMVEELGLYHLLSLPRRIIKHETHAALTLGERIRLVLEDLGPTFVKLGQLASTRSDLLPESIVAELVKLQDSVPPFPAETARSIVEQELDQPLHDIFEAFEDTPLAAASIGQVHRAVLHGGRSVAVKIQRPGVTRTMHRDLEILQDLSILAEKKLDWARQYGLARMTEEFSRSLLAELDYAQEGRNAERIAGQQPDQAKAKVVVPAIYWDYSSARVLTMEYVSGITLNRREELLTRGLKLKTVAQQLVEMMLDQIFIHGFFHADPHPGNVMLLDNGKLALIDFGMVGRLSEEMKDGLSALIIALMRRNTDSMVRAILRLGVIPEDADRVALRDDMDRLRESYYDIPFNQVSIGKALNDLFGIARKHRLVIPPDLAMLGKTMLTLEGVVANLDPSFSIVQMAEPFGRQLVKQRFSGSRVQRKVLEGIADLAESLVELPAQARQLSALISSGKLKVEVGLPELKDMEHKFSRVGNRLSFSIVLLAFSIIMAGLIIGSSLRGTPSLLWDFPTVEIGAVIALLMVIWLLLSIFKSGRF from the coding sequence ATGGCAGTACGAATCAGACACGCCGGACGGTACCGGACCATTGCCATGGCGCTTATGCGTCATGGCTTCGGCTATATGGTGGAGGAACTGGGGCTTTACCATTTGCTGTCCCTGCCGCGCCGGATCATCAAGCATGAGACACATGCCGCACTTACCCTCGGGGAACGCATCCGGCTGGTGCTGGAGGATCTGGGACCTACCTTTGTAAAGCTGGGCCAGCTTGCCAGCACCCGTTCAGATCTGCTGCCCGAGTCCATTGTTGCCGAGCTGGTCAAGCTGCAGGACAGCGTGCCGCCGTTTCCGGCGGAGACTGCGCGCAGCATTGTGGAACAGGAGCTGGACCAGCCGCTGCATGATATATTTGAAGCCTTTGAAGATACGCCGCTCGCGGCGGCCTCGATCGGCCAGGTGCACCGGGCTGTGCTGCATGGGGGCCGGAGCGTGGCGGTCAAAATACAGCGTCCCGGTGTCACACGCACGATGCACCGCGACCTTGAAATTCTGCAGGATCTAAGCATCCTGGCCGAGAAAAAACTCGACTGGGCCAGGCAGTACGGGCTGGCCCGGATGACCGAGGAATTCTCGCGCTCCCTGCTGGCCGAGCTGGACTATGCCCAGGAGGGACGCAACGCTGAGCGTATTGCCGGCCAGCAGCCGGATCAGGCCAAGGCTAAAGTGGTTGTTCCGGCAATCTACTGGGACTACAGCTCAGCCAGAGTCCTGACGATGGAATACGTCAGCGGCATTACGCTGAACCGCCGGGAGGAACTGCTTACGCGCGGGCTTAAGCTGAAGACCGTTGCCCAGCAGCTGGTTGAAATGATGCTGGATCAGATTTTTATCCATGGCTTCTTTCATGCCGATCCCCATCCCGGCAACGTGATGCTGCTGGACAACGGCAAGCTGGCCCTCATTGATTTCGGTATGGTCGGGCGGCTCAGTGAAGAAATGAAGGACGGCCTGTCCGCACTGATCATCGCGCTGATGCGCAGGAATACCGATTCGATGGTCCGGGCCATTCTGCGTCTGGGAGTCATCCCGGAGGATGCCGACCGCGTAGCCCTGCGTGATGATATGGACCGGCTGCGGGAGTCTTATTACGACATTCCGTTTAACCAGGTCAGCATCGGCAAGGCACTGAACGATCTGTTCGGTATCGCCAGAAAACATAGGCTGGTCATTCCGCCTGATCTGGCGATGCTCGGCAAAACGATGCTGACCCTGGAGGGTGTGGTGGCCAACCTGGACCCGTCCTTCAGCATCGTACAGATGGCGGAGCCTTTTGGCAGGCAGCTGGTGAAGCAGCGCTTCAGCGGCAGCCGGGTGCAGCGCAAGGTGCTGGAAGGCATAGCCGATCTGGCCGAGAGCCTGGTTGAGCTGCCTGCGCAGGCCCGCCAGCTGTCGGCGCTGATCAGCAGCGGCAAGCTGAAGGTTGAGGTGGGCCTGCCGGAGCTGAAAGATATGGAGCACAAATTCAGCCGGGTAGGCAACCGGCTGTCCTTCAGTATTGTGCTGCTGGCCTTCAGCATCATTATGGCCGGCCTGATTATCGGCTCTTCCCTGCGCGGCACGCCGTCGCTGCTGTGGGATTTTCCCACGGTCGAGATCGGTGCTGTCATCGCGCTGCTGATGGTGATCTGGCTGCTGCTGTCGATTTTCAAGTCGGGACGGTTCTAA
- a CDS encoding polyhydroxyalkanoate synthesis regulator, whose translation MSDLFKKAISLGVGLTIVSKEKVEKAVDELVKRGELAPSESKALIDRLVERGDEERGAFKTAVQEQVQKVLKDLKVPVQSDIAELEARIAVLERRVAELEGGSAATVPDSGSAGSQEDIITDTRTD comes from the coding sequence ATGAGTGATTTGTTCAAGAAAGCAATATCATTAGGAGTAGGCCTCACCATAGTCAGCAAAGAGAAAGTCGAGAAGGCAGTAGATGAGCTGGTAAAACGCGGAGAGCTCGCTCCTTCGGAGTCGAAAGCGCTGATTGACCGGCTGGTGGAGCGCGGCGATGAAGAACGCGGCGCATTCAAGACCGCAGTACAGGAGCAGGTTCAGAAGGTACTGAAGGATTTGAAGGTGCCTGTGCAGAGCGATATCGCTGAGCTGGAGGCACGCATTGCTGTGCTTGAGCGCCGGGTAGCCGAGCTGGAAGGCGGCTCCGCAGCTACTGTCCCGGATTCCGGTTCCGCCGGTTCCCAGGAAGATATTATTACGGATACGCGTACGGATTAA
- a CDS encoding ThuA domain-containing protein, whose amino-acid sequence MDKRKCLLLGDYTHPRFHPLQGVDQQIGEILNDLLTVQCSENKKLMLGEHLAGYDLCIAYNELWNETVSPQQTAGLLSYVSGGGGLIVLHTGISLAKRYELAGLIGARFTTHPPYAPLQFKVREHDITEGIEDFHLDEEPYRFEFDPFTEKTVLLEYEADGETYPAAWCHRYGQGRVVFLMPGHHEPTFRHPAVRQLILRAATWAARIPR is encoded by the coding sequence ATGGACAAGAGAAAATGCCTGCTCCTGGGCGATTACACCCATCCCCGGTTCCACCCGCTGCAGGGTGTGGACCAGCAAATCGGTGAAATTCTGAACGATCTGCTGACCGTTCAGTGTTCAGAGAATAAAAAATTGATGCTCGGTGAGCATCTGGCCGGATATGATTTATGCATAGCCTACAACGAGCTATGGAACGAGACCGTTTCCCCCCAGCAGACGGCGGGTCTGCTTAGTTATGTAAGCGGAGGGGGCGGCCTGATTGTGCTGCATACCGGCATCTCGCTGGCCAAACGGTACGAGCTGGCCGGGCTGATCGGAGCGAGATTTACGACTCATCCGCCGTATGCCCCGCTGCAATTCAAAGTGCGGGAGCATGATATTACAGAGGGCATCGAAGATTTCCATCTGGACGAGGAGCCGTACCGCTTTGAGTTCGATCCGTTCACGGAGAAGACGGTGCTGCTTGAATATGAGGCGGATGGCGAGACTTATCCGGCGGCCTGGTGCCACCGCTACGGGCAGGGCCGGGTTGTATTCCTGATGCCCGGCCATCATGAGCCTACATTCCGCCATCCTGCGGTCCGTCAGCTGATTCTGCGGGCGGCTACCTGGGCGGCACGTATTCCAAGATAA